The Sulfolobus acidocaldarius DSM 639 genome has a window encoding:
- a CDS encoding thiolase domain-containing protein translates to MSNVAIVGTGHTKFGVRTDVNLQELTWEAVKQALEEANLEQKDIEMFVVGNAGGWSSEPLSAIAIGEYCNLAPKGTMRVEAACATGSAAIRIAYQAIKSGEAKVALVIGVEQMNQSPHPVAVEMMGRAGNYFWEFENFGLTFPGYYALYATRRMAKYGMKEEDLGSVAVKNHYYGSYNPYATFQKQIKMEDYLKSRVVAYPLKLYDACPITDGAAALILASEEVARKITDSPVWIVSQGFASGTINLSKREEFLTIDASRVATEEAYKRAKIDFSDAWRYFDVADVHDCFTIAEIMAYEDLGFAKRGEGHLMARNGETYIGGKIPVNVDGGLKAKGHPIGATGVSMAVSITRQLLYRAHKGTQADIRNGMGITHNVGGTGHYAYITIYSTRKPNA, encoded by the coding sequence ATGTCCAATGTTGCTATAGTAGGTACAGGACATACAAAATTTGGAGTAAGAACGGACGTCAACCTTCAAGAGCTTACTTGGGAAGCAGTTAAGCAAGCTCTTGAGGAAGCTAACTTAGAACAAAAGGACATAGAGATGTTTGTAGTGGGTAACGCAGGTGGATGGAGTTCTGAGCCCCTCTCAGCAATAGCAATAGGAGAATACTGCAATTTAGCCCCAAAGGGAACCATGAGGGTTGAAGCTGCATGTGCTACAGGGAGTGCTGCCATAAGAATAGCTTATCAGGCAATTAAGTCTGGTGAGGCTAAAGTAGCCTTAGTAATTGGTGTGGAGCAAATGAATCAGTCACCTCATCCTGTAGCGGTAGAGATGATGGGAAGGGCAGGGAACTACTTCTGGGAATTCGAAAACTTCGGCTTAACATTCCCAGGTTACTATGCACTATATGCAACCCGTAGAATGGCTAAGTATGGAATGAAAGAAGAGGATTTAGGTAGTGTTGCTGTGAAGAACCACTATTATGGAAGTTATAACCCCTATGCCACATTCCAAAAGCAGATAAAGATGGAGGACTATTTGAAATCAAGAGTTGTCGCATATCCATTAAAATTATATGATGCATGCCCAATTACTGATGGTGCAGCTGCACTTATTTTAGCCTCTGAGGAAGTAGCAAGAAAGATAACAGACTCACCAGTATGGATAGTATCACAAGGGTTTGCCTCAGGTACTATAAATTTGTCTAAAAGAGAGGAGTTTCTGACTATAGATGCTTCACGAGTTGCCACAGAGGAAGCTTATAAGAGGGCTAAAATTGATTTCAGTGATGCATGGAGGTATTTTGATGTTGCAGATGTACATGACTGTTTCACAATAGCTGAGATAATGGCATATGAGGACTTAGGGTTTGCAAAGAGGGGAGAAGGACACTTGATGGCTAGGAATGGTGAGACATATATTGGTGGAAAAATACCAGTAAACGTTGATGGTGGTTTAAAGGCTAAAGGACACCCAATAGGGGCAACAGGAGTAAGCATGGCAGTGTCAATAACAAGACAACTACTATACAGGGCACACAAGGGGACACAGGCAGACATAAGGAACGGGATGGGAATAACACACAACGTAGGAGGAACAGGACACTACGCATACATAACAATATACTCAACCAGAAAACCAAATGCGTGA
- a CDS encoding Zn-ribbon domain-containing OB-fold protein, whose translation MGTLEIKEKQFNEIDKRVLEQIDQLIKIYGMPIMREPKTNNPLWVDVRDLTQRYVIPIGKIYKFFEYLNQGKLIGTKCPKCGTIYFPPQDDCTSCRLSGLTTVELSGEGELLTYTIITVKPLSFMHYQDYIVGIARLKEGINVLAWVNEDPKNIQVGMKVKLSVVKREPEGYITYELRKA comes from the coding sequence ATGGGAACCTTAGAGATTAAGGAAAAGCAATTCAATGAAATAGATAAGAGAGTCTTAGAGCAGATTGATCAACTTATTAAAATATATGGAATGCCAATAATGAGAGAACCAAAAACAAATAACCCATTGTGGGTTGATGTTAGGGATTTAACACAACGTTACGTTATTCCAATTGGGAAAATATACAAGTTTTTTGAGTACTTGAACCAAGGGAAGTTAATAGGGACAAAGTGCCCAAAATGCGGTACCATATATTTTCCCCCACAAGATGATTGTACAAGTTGTAGATTATCTGGACTAACAACCGTAGAATTATCTGGAGAGGGAGAATTGTTAACATACACAATTATAACAGTTAAACCTCTAAGTTTTATGCATTATCAAGATTACATAGTGGGTATAGCTAGACTAAAGGAAGGGATTAATGTCTTAGCATGGGTGAATGAGGATCCTAAGAATATCCAGGTTGGAATGAAAGTTAAGCTGTCAGTGGTAAAGAGGGAACCTGAGGGTTATATTACATATGAGTTAAGGAAAGCTTAG
- a CDS encoding long-chain-fatty-acid--CoA ligase, whose amino-acid sequence MIDGAKSTTNDDWQLSVHKVLEYAGKVHPTTEIISDRRLQGGELHILNYGKVLDRVRSMANALEKELDVKPSDVVGIIDWNDHRFFESYFSVPSIGGVLLELNFRLHPSDLVYIVKHTKAKGLFIDDSLLLLAQILSKEYKFDFIVVMSDKSLEEIEPLKGMSLASKVYGYEELVKSHSPNRRFEEVNEKSAAYAAFTSGTTGLPKGVFYSHRSVVLHAMTVAHDMRPTDTLLQVVPMFHANGWGTPFAAAMQGCRQIYPGRPTPESLTDYILNYKVTRTAAVPTIIIELLKRLEKMDPKPDLKGLKISMGGQEPPSKLVSELAKYGVEVYQGYGATETSPVVSVGFSKSEIDNLPAEDKFLKMKQGLIVFGVEVKVVDPITNQELPWDGKSVGEIWIRGPWITREYYNDPRTSQSFTPDGWWRSGDVGVVDPLGYIRLVDRLKDVIKSGGEWISSIDLENFLMAHPYVREASVVGVPHPKWGERPLAIVVLKSDYENLPKDEVKKSLLDHLSKKFAKWQLPDDIVFVDEIPKTSTGKFDKKLLRDKYKNLFTSS is encoded by the coding sequence ATGATTGATGGAGCTAAATCCACTACAAACGATGATTGGCAATTAAGTGTTCATAAGGTTTTGGAATACGCAGGAAAGGTTCACCCTACGACTGAGATCATTTCCGATAGAAGACTTCAGGGTGGAGAACTGCATATTCTAAACTACGGAAAGGTATTAGATAGAGTGCGTAGTATGGCTAATGCTCTGGAAAAGGAACTTGATGTTAAGCCCAGTGATGTTGTGGGTATAATAGACTGGAACGACCATAGGTTTTTCGAGTCATATTTTTCAGTTCCTTCAATAGGAGGAGTCCTGTTAGAGCTTAATTTCAGGCTTCACCCATCTGATTTAGTTTATATTGTAAAACACACCAAGGCTAAAGGTCTGTTTATAGACGACTCACTGTTATTACTTGCACAGATCCTATCCAAGGAGTATAAATTTGATTTCATTGTGGTAATGAGTGATAAGTCACTTGAGGAGATAGAGCCCCTAAAGGGTATGAGTCTAGCATCAAAAGTTTACGGATATGAGGAATTGGTAAAATCCCACTCTCCAAATAGAAGATTTGAAGAAGTGAATGAAAAGAGCGCTGCTTATGCTGCTTTTACCTCAGGGACAACAGGTCTACCCAAGGGAGTTTTCTACTCTCACAGGTCAGTGGTGCTTCACGCAATGACCGTTGCCCATGATATGAGACCCACAGACACATTACTTCAAGTTGTTCCAATGTTTCACGCCAATGGATGGGGAACTCCATTTGCTGCTGCAATGCAGGGATGTAGACAGATATATCCTGGAAGACCTACACCTGAGAGTCTAACAGACTACATCTTAAATTACAAGGTCACTAGAACTGCAGCAGTGCCCACTATAATAATTGAGCTTCTTAAAAGATTGGAAAAGATGGATCCTAAACCAGACCTTAAGGGCTTAAAGATCTCTATGGGAGGTCAGGAACCACCATCTAAACTAGTATCAGAACTGGCTAAATATGGTGTGGAAGTTTATCAGGGGTATGGTGCAACTGAGACTAGTCCAGTGGTATCTGTGGGTTTCTCCAAGTCAGAGATAGATAATTTACCTGCTGAGGATAAGTTCCTTAAAATGAAGCAGGGATTGATTGTTTTCGGTGTTGAAGTTAAGGTTGTTGACCCAATTACTAATCAGGAGTTGCCATGGGATGGTAAGAGTGTTGGTGAGATTTGGATAAGAGGACCGTGGATAACTAGAGAGTATTACAACGACCCCAGGACATCACAGTCCTTTACCCCTGATGGTTGGTGGAGGAGTGGTGATGTTGGTGTTGTTGATCCTCTGGGTTATATTAGGCTTGTTGATAGGTTGAAGGATGTGATTAAGAGTGGTGGTGAGTGGATTAGTAGTATTGATTTGGAGAACTTTTTGATGGCTCATCCTTATGTTAGGGAGGCTAGTGTTGTTGGTGTTCCTCACCCTAAGTGGGGTGAGAGACCATTGGCTATTGTAGTGCTCAAGTCGGATTACGAGAATTTGCCTAAGGACGAGGTAAAGAAGTCATTGCTTGATCACTTGTCCAAGAAGTTTGCCAAGTGGCAGTTACCAGATGATATTGTCTTTGTTGATGAGATACCTAAAACAAGTACAGGAAAGTTTGATAAGAAATTACTGAGGGACAAATATAAAAACTTATTTACTTCTTCTTAA
- a CDS encoding R2-like ligand-binding oxidase, translating into MINSEYGNTTKEGKILHNKFKSTVEGLDWNTFPMRLFEIGEKFRWTAYELDFSKDREDWKKLKPSDRTQNKIISSYFLAGEECVARDILPLANAMEELGLIEEALYLTQFARDEANHTVAFRKWFESVGETEGIYDFTYKNEPYRRLFYEIIPTDMRRLYNDPSPENIVRAVVSYNFVAEGILAETGYYGYVKGYEKILPALPGLYKMVKLITRDEARHISFGAYVAALMISMHGDSVLNEFNRYFGQLTQEIGFPLIEANRKIQLSYDWKEEDKGPLYKYFVESEEGFQDVMSFATRMFQQRYAVIERAVKMRPEQVRRLHLRDIGIEE; encoded by the coding sequence ATGATTAATTCAGAGTATGGAAATACTACCAAGGAAGGAAAAATACTTCACAATAAGTTTAAATCAACTGTAGAGGGACTTGACTGGAACACATTTCCCATGAGACTATTTGAAATTGGAGAGAAATTCAGGTGGACTGCATATGAGCTAGATTTTTCTAAGGATAGAGAGGACTGGAAAAAGTTAAAGCCATCTGACAGAACCCAAAACAAAATTATATCTTCTTATTTCCTAGCAGGAGAGGAGTGTGTAGCTAGGGATATATTACCCTTAGCCAACGCAATGGAGGAGTTGGGGTTAATTGAGGAAGCCCTGTATCTTACACAGTTTGCTAGAGACGAAGCTAATCATACTGTAGCATTTAGAAAGTGGTTTGAGAGTGTAGGTGAGACAGAAGGAATATATGACTTCACCTACAAAAATGAGCCGTATAGGAGATTGTTCTACGAAATAATACCAACAGATATGAGAAGGTTATATAATGATCCTTCACCTGAAAACATAGTAAGGGCAGTAGTTTCCTATAACTTTGTTGCAGAAGGAATATTAGCAGAAACAGGATATTACGGTTATGTGAAGGGTTATGAGAAAATCTTACCTGCTTTACCTGGACTATATAAGATGGTTAAGTTAATCACCAGGGATGAAGCTAGACATATTTCGTTTGGTGCATATGTGGCTGCACTAATGATATCAATGCATGGTGACAGTGTGTTAAATGAGTTCAATAGGTATTTCGGGCAGTTAACCCAAGAGATAGGATTTCCTTTAATCGAAGCTAATAGAAAGATCCAGTTATCATATGACTGGAAAGAAGAAGACAAAGGACCTCTCTACAAATACTTCGTGGAAAGCGAAGAAGGTTTTCAAGACGTGATGAGTTTTGCCACTAGGATGTTCCAGCAGAGATATGCTGTAATAGAGAGAGCAGTGAAAATGAGACCTGAACAAGTAAGGAGACTACATTTAAGAGATATAGGTATAGAAGAATAA
- a CDS encoding alpha/beta fold hydrolase, translating to MNRRDAIKILGAGAIAGALATRIPLSISQTPPQINYSNLVPKEFGWAPVNNIHIYYEIYGSGEPLIMIMGYLGNLESWGPIIINGLASQYEVIIFDNRGTGRSGTVGQDPLHDALTYTIPLYASDTIGLLNYLGYSNLNVLGWSMGGFVAQQIAIDYPSYVNKLVLLCTAPNIYLYPPKVSPQSIITGFTASDPTVTVETIIPYLVPSDWLQAHPDVAKYVLFTLEKYPISYTSVLKQTNALATFNSVGQLQNITAPTLVIGGDSDLLLPPQNSQYLAENIPNAQLYIFSPDAGHGLIYQYPTQFINLVTSFLG from the coding sequence ATGAACAGGAGAGACGCTATTAAGATTTTAGGTGCTGGGGCTATAGCAGGCGCATTAGCTACGAGAATCCCGTTAAGTATATCACAGACACCGCCTCAAATAAATTACTCTAACTTGGTTCCCAAGGAGTTCGGCTGGGCTCCAGTAAACAATATACATATTTACTATGAGATATATGGGAGTGGAGAACCACTTATAATGATAATGGGATATTTGGGAAACTTAGAGAGTTGGGGACCTATAATTATAAATGGTTTAGCGTCGCAGTATGAGGTCATAATTTTCGATAATAGGGGTACAGGAAGGAGTGGTACAGTAGGTCAAGATCCTCTTCATGATGCATTAACTTATACAATTCCGTTATATGCCAGTGATACCATAGGTCTACTAAACTATCTAGGTTACTCTAACCTGAATGTTCTAGGCTGGTCAATGGGTGGTTTTGTAGCCCAACAGATAGCCATTGACTACCCGAGCTATGTAAATAAACTAGTATTGCTATGTACTGCACCTAATATTTACCTGTATCCTCCGAAAGTCTCCCCTCAATCTATTATAACTGGATTTACAGCTTCTGATCCAACTGTTACGGTCGAGACTATAATTCCTTATTTAGTGCCAAGTGATTGGTTACAGGCTCACCCAGACGTAGCAAAGTATGTCTTATTTACACTGGAGAAATACCCGATAAGTTATACAAGTGTTTTAAAGCAGACTAATGCTTTAGCTACGTTTAACTCAGTAGGGCAACTGCAAAACATCACAGCACCAACACTTGTTATCGGAGGTGACAGTGATCTTTTACTGCCTCCTCAGAATAGTCAGTATTTAGCTGAGAACATACCAAATGCGCAGTTATATATCTTTAGCCCTGATGCGGGTCATGGACTGATATACCAGTATCCTACTCAATTTATTAACTTAGTGACGTCCTTCCTAGGATAA
- a CDS encoding beta strand repeat-containing protein codes for MNKINKLGLIIGLILLITLVSAGTMTTAQTPKNTPITILYIKNSVQRLYNSTLTNAILYVYNSILYTYNSSFINVKIYIYNSSIFADGFGISNSTAVQVGSLISITRGVFNNTKVIANYSVFANSQFNLNNDSLFLYYSSIRNSIQNIQRSNLTLQNTSLIGDAFTVYNSQLKLFGSSINSSDQKVYSSKLYLTNTINFNDSIQITSSDIYLVNVPNIKDTFNLTNDNFYMSNFLLRNTVNYLNNVDFYNSSISIISSSVLTNGGLLDGDSLYLSNTTLTSVGTTVQNVKQYANDSSTLNLEKTNIINTFVGASKSFIKLDHSTLMNVVQNISSSTAQVIYSNLQNAVADLYGSTFTITNSVNDLVNSKIYNSQITLENSNLSAVNTVIQNSVQNIYSSGVNLKNTVISGSTITAQSTVINANNVTILSSTQSLIGSTAYVSNSKFSQVVLKSSNSNLYTSNSNIGIINSNIVNSLMQIINSQSSVVDSTISSTNIYLSNSVLNAQGSSIINCNQNIQSSTVYLTNSQLSSSGSGVANITGTNLYLSGSSITGVTQNIRNSMVSLTNTQISSSNVNMVGSTLSASGSTITNSNQNIQGSTIYLSNSQINGGNVVFSSTKLYVTGSTISGVTQTVSGGSFISLSSSTISSSTVSISDSTLNATGSTITSTTQNIQGSTLYISGSTTVSNSKQTLTNTNAYISNSKLLNVVTIISGSKIYLSGSTLQAYNSQITNSQQYITNSNVYLTSSSISGSTINAQGSTINIVSSTISNSNQFVSGSVLNATGSTISNSQQNISSSQIYLMNSNINGDTIGVSNSQLHSQGTTISGSTQTISGSDVYLSSTTVYNSRLTLINSTLNALGLSLHVPYLSLYIPYSYFP; via the coding sequence ATGAACAAAATAAATAAATTAGGTTTAATTATAGGACTTATATTACTAATTACTCTAGTATCTGCCGGAACAATGACCACTGCTCAAACTCCCAAAAACACACCAATTACCATACTCTACATAAAGAACTCAGTCCAAAGGCTATACAACTCAACGTTAACTAATGCTATACTATATGTTTATAATTCAATACTCTACACATACAATAGCAGTTTTATAAATGTGAAAATTTACATCTACAACTCTAGTATATTCGCAGATGGCTTTGGGATTAGTAACTCTACTGCAGTCCAAGTAGGTTCATTAATATCAATTACTAGGGGTGTTTTCAATAACACTAAAGTCATTGCAAACTATTCAGTTTTTGCTAATTCACAGTTTAACTTGAACAACGATAGTCTGTTCTTGTATTATAGTTCAATAAGGAATTCAATACAAAACATCCAAAGATCCAACTTAACACTACAAAATACATCATTAATAGGAGATGCTTTTACGGTTTATAATAGCCAGTTAAAACTGTTCGGTTCCTCAATAAACTCGTCAGACCAGAAAGTTTACTCTTCAAAATTATACTTGACCAATACAATTAACTTCAATGACTCCATACAGATCACGTCTAGTGATATTTACCTAGTTAACGTTCCAAATATTAAGGACACGTTTAACTTAACAAATGATAATTTCTATATGTCTAATTTCCTGTTGCGGAATACTGTAAACTATCTAAATAATGTGGACTTCTACAATAGTTCCATCAGCATTATATCTTCGTCAGTATTAACGAACGGAGGGTTACTAGATGGAGACTCACTCTACTTGTCAAACACCACCCTAACTTCAGTAGGTACCACTGTACAAAACGTAAAACAGTATGCCAATGATTCCTCTACCCTAAACTTGGAAAAGACTAACATCATTAATACATTTGTCGGTGCGTCTAAATCTTTCATAAAACTTGATCACTCAACATTGATGAATGTTGTGCAGAATATAAGTTCGTCCACAGCTCAGGTGATATACTCTAACCTTCAGAATGCTGTTGCTGACCTATACGGTTCCACTTTTACTATAACTAATTCTGTGAATGATCTAGTTAACTCGAAAATATACAACTCTCAGATAACTCTTGAGAACTCCAATTTAAGTGCTGTGAATACTGTTATACAAAATTCCGTTCAAAATATATACAGTTCAGGAGTTAACCTAAAGAATACTGTTATATCTGGTTCAACTATAACAGCCCAGAGCACTGTTATAAATGCCAATAACGTGACTATTCTAAGTTCAACTCAGTCCCTCATAGGCTCAACAGCATATGTAAGTAATTCAAAATTCTCCCAAGTAGTTCTGAAGTCATCTAACTCAAACCTGTATACGTCAAACTCAAACATAGGCATAATCAACTCAAATATAGTGAACTCATTAATGCAAATCATAAACTCTCAGAGTAGTGTTGTGGATTCCACAATATCATCTACAAACATTTACCTCTCCAACTCTGTACTAAACGCTCAAGGGTCTTCCATAATAAACTGTAACCAAAATATTCAATCGTCAACAGTCTATTTGACCAATTCGCAATTATCTAGTAGTGGAAGTGGAGTAGCTAATATTACAGGGACTAATCTTTATCTGAGTGGTTCATCAATTACGGGAGTAACACAAAATATACGTAACTCAATGGTGTCATTAACTAATACCCAAATAAGCTCTTCGAACGTAAACATGGTAGGGTCTACTCTGTCTGCCTCAGGTTCAACAATAACCAATAGTAATCAGAACATTCAGGGCTCGACAATTTACCTCAGTAACTCTCAGATAAATGGCGGAAATGTTGTCTTTAGCAGTACAAAACTATATGTTACAGGCTCAACCATTTCAGGTGTAACTCAGACCGTAAGTGGAGGCTCATTCATATCCTTGTCTAGCTCGACAATAAGTTCGTCTACTGTTAGCATAAGCGATAGCACGTTAAACGCCACAGGTTCAACAATAACTAGTACTACACAGAACATTCAGGGCTCCACGTTATACATTTCAGGATCCACCACTGTATCAAACTCAAAGCAGACCTTAACAAACACTAACGCTTACATATCCAACTCGAAACTGTTAAATGTGGTTACAATAATATCAGGCTCCAAGATATACCTCTCAGGCTCCACTTTACAGGCTTACAATTCACAAATAACTAATTCACAACAATACATAACCAATTCGAATGTATACCTAACAAGCTCCTCCATTAGTGGGTCTACGATTAACGCTCAAGGTTCTACAATAAATATAGTCAGTTCAACTATATCTAACTCGAATCAGTTCGTATCTGGCTCTGTATTAAACGCCACAGGATCAACTATATCTAACTCCCAGCAGAATATAAGCAGTAGTCAGATCTACTTGATGAACAGTAACATAAATGGTGATACCATAGGCGTAAGTAATTCACAGTTGCATTCTCAAGGTACAACGATCTCGGGTTCTACTCAAACAATATCAGGGTCTGACGTATATCTATCTAGTACAACGGTCTATAACTCGAGGCTTACATTAATCAACTCGACTCTTAATGCCCTTGGACTATCATTACACGTACCATATCTGTCACTGTATATACCATACAGTTACTTCCCATAG
- a CDS encoding SCP2 sterol-binding domain-containing protein, which produces MGEENKLLFPSKEWAQEFCRSLNENKQFLEGARNIKWNSILFVGVEAPENVRAAVVKGVAISLGVLNEDLIRQATELLSPTVPPEDRKIVMEALENITGRKLPEDIKNGYINNSSSGAVKLILDKGKCVATEFYVDILNVSADVILEARYQDWVKIIEGKLDASLALLGGIIKIKKGSLSELGKYTNTALIFADVARKINARIQV; this is translated from the coding sequence ATGGGAGAGGAGAATAAACTTTTGTTTCCCAGCAAGGAATGGGCTCAAGAGTTTTGTAGGTCATTAAATGAAAATAAGCAATTTTTAGAGGGAGCAAGGAACATTAAATGGAACTCAATTCTGTTTGTCGGAGTAGAAGCGCCAGAGAATGTAAGGGCTGCTGTAGTAAAGGGTGTAGCTATTTCTCTAGGTGTTCTAAATGAAGACTTGATTAGGCAGGCAACTGAGTTACTGTCACCAACAGTACCACCTGAAGATAGGAAAATTGTTATGGAGGCATTGGAAAATATTACAGGAAGGAAATTACCAGAAGATATTAAGAACGGATATATTAATAATTCGAGCTCTGGAGCTGTAAAATTGATTCTAGATAAGGGAAAATGTGTCGCAACCGAATTCTATGTAGATATACTAAATGTAAGTGCAGATGTCATACTCGAGGCTAGATATCAAGATTGGGTTAAAATAATTGAGGGAAAACTGGACGCATCATTGGCGCTGTTAGGTGGTATAATAAAAATTAAGAAGGGCTCCCTGTCAGAACTAGGAAAATATACTAATACTGCTCTTATATTCGCAGACGTTGCAAGGAAAATAAATGCAAGAATTCAAGTTTAA
- a CDS encoding acyl-CoA dehydrogenase family protein, with amino-acid sequence MVLPFNTLEVYNVKVSENHELFRKAVREFMERDVAPIVEKGEKEGKVPENVLEKAKELGLFGISVPQEYGGQSGDMLMSTIAVEEMSRVWPSFTARVTVGNLFMTPILLFGSEEQRKKYVTPVARGDKVAAFANTEPQAGSDVAGIQSTAKKVDGGYVLNARKIFITNGGIADYYVVTARTSPPEPNARWKGISMFIVEREWKGVKVLNRIETLGLRASNTAELAFEEVYVPQENLVGEEGSAFKYAMTTFDVSRVGVAGQALGVAQAALEKMTNYSVQRSAFGSPLLGFQMVQEKIAETLTEVNAARLLTYWAASLIDQRKVDEGIVAASMAKYFATEVAERAAIRAITVHGGYGVATSTGVERLLRDVEVMKIYEGANDIQKLVVLKETARRLLKVL; translated from the coding sequence ATGGTTTTACCATTTAACACATTGGAAGTGTACAATGTAAAGGTCTCAGAGAATCATGAACTCTTCAGAAAGGCAGTGAGAGAGTTCATGGAAAGAGATGTAGCGCCAATTGTGGAAAAAGGTGAAAAGGAAGGAAAAGTTCCTGAGAACGTCTTAGAGAAAGCTAAGGAATTAGGATTGTTTGGAATAAGCGTTCCTCAGGAATACGGAGGACAAAGTGGAGACATGTTAATGAGCACAATAGCCGTAGAGGAAATGTCGAGGGTCTGGCCTTCCTTTACGGCGAGAGTAACAGTAGGGAACCTGTTCATGACTCCAATACTACTATTTGGTAGTGAGGAGCAGAGGAAGAAATATGTTACACCTGTTGCGAGGGGAGATAAGGTAGCTGCATTTGCAAATACTGAACCACAAGCAGGAAGTGATGTTGCAGGAATACAGTCCACAGCAAAGAAAGTAGATGGTGGATATGTTTTAAACGCAAGGAAGATATTCATCACCAATGGTGGTATTGCTGATTACTATGTTGTCACTGCAAGGACTTCACCACCTGAACCAAATGCGAGGTGGAAGGGAATATCAATGTTCATAGTAGAGAGAGAATGGAAAGGAGTAAAAGTACTAAACAGAATTGAGACCCTAGGTTTAAGGGCATCTAATACTGCTGAGCTAGCATTTGAGGAAGTTTATGTTCCCCAAGAAAACTTAGTAGGAGAGGAAGGCTCTGCATTTAAGTACGCAATGACGACCTTTGATGTTTCGAGAGTTGGTGTTGCTGGACAAGCCTTAGGTGTTGCCCAAGCTGCATTGGAGAAGATGACAAACTACTCAGTGCAGAGAAGTGCTTTCGGCTCTCCACTTTTAGGATTCCAGATGGTTCAAGAGAAAATAGCAGAAACATTAACAGAAGTAAACGCAGCAAGACTATTAACATACTGGGCTGCGTCTCTCATAGACCAACGCAAAGTAGACGAGGGAATAGTTGCCGCATCTATGGCTAAGTATTTTGCAACTGAGGTTGCAGAGAGGGCTGCCATAAGGGCTATAACTGTACACGGTGGATATGGTGTAGCAACTTCGACTGGTGTCGAGAGACTACTTAGAGACGTTGAGGTCATGAAGATTTATGAAGGGGCAAACGATATACAGAAATTAGTCGTATTAAAGGAGACAGCTAGAAGACTTCTAAAAGTGCTTTAA